Sequence from the Bacillota bacterium genome:
GCATTGATTCAAACTCCTTCAATTGATCGAATTTTCTGTTATATCCGCCAACAAATGATTCATTTCGAGCAAAATAAAAGGAGTATCGGATCAAAACATCCTGAATCCGATTTTCATGAAAATTTTGTCTACATGCGGCGACTCCAGATTTTTTTAAATCAATTCAGTGGATTGTTATCATTGATCTTCATGGCGCTGAGCAAGATCTCCCAGTACATTTTCAGGCGAGCTGCGCCTCCTTTCAGGAGGCCCATCTTCTCCTCCTTCATGACATGTGAGAGATCTTTGAGGGTCACTTCTTCAACACGAAGATTTGTTTCCTCCGCATAACGATGCAAAGCCACTTCAATACCAAAACGGCTGATGTCCAGTCCAGAAATGTCCTCGAAAATTTTTCTCTTGAGAGCTCTCTGACCGGAAAGGAAAGGAGCCACTTTCTGAGCCAGATCGGTGGCCGCACGCCCTTTCCCGAATAACCCGATACTCATATCCGCCCGTCCGGAAAAAACAGGTTCAAGCAGAAGTACAATATGCTCGGGTTGAAGCCCGATGAGATCGGCATCAAGAAGCAGAATTACTTCCGTATTGGCAATGTCGAGGCCGGCTTTGACCGCCCCGCCCTTCCCCCGATTTTCGTGCAGGTCGATAACATCCACTTCTTGACGGTACGCTATCTCCACGGTCCTGTCCGTCGAACCGTCGCTGACTACAATGATGCGATCCACCTCGGGACTTTGTTTCAAAGCCCGGATCACATTTGTAATTGTTTTTTCTTCATTGAAAGCCGGAATTATGGCCGTTACGTTGATTTTTTTCACCTCCAATGCCAGTTTCCGCGCAAAGTTTCTGCAGTTCTTCCCTGAAAGCCTCGATAAGCTGCTCACCGGGAACCCGGCGGATAATCTGGCCATGACGGAAAATGACACCTTTCCGGGCACTGCCGCTAACGCCCAGATCTGCATCCCGGGCCTCCCCGGGACCGTTCACAATACAGCCCATCACTGCCACCTTGATCGGTTTTTCCACGTTTTCAATAATATTTTCGACCTCGGCGGCCAATTTTATTACGTCAATTTCGCAACGCCCGCAAGTCGGGCATGCAACAAGTTCTGCCCCGAACCGACGTCGACCCGCAAATTGCAGGATAAGCCGGGCCGCATTGATCTCCTCAACCGGATCGGAAGTCAGGGAAACCCTTACCGTGTCCCCGATCCCTTCCATCAACAAAGCCCCTATACCCACAGCCGATTTGATCGTTCCACGCTGCGGCGGGCCAGCTTCGGTGATGCCCAGATGAAACGGGTAATCCACTTTCCCGGCCATGAACCGGTAAGCCCGGTACGTCGTTGGCACATCGGATGCTTTCAGCGAAATAACGACATCGAAATAATCCATCCTCTCGAGAACTCGAATATGATTCAAAGCTGATTCTACCAGAGCTTCCGGCGTGGCTCCCCCGTATTTTTCCCGGATCCCTTTTTCCAGGGATGCGGCATTGACACCGATGCGCAGGGGAATACTGTTTT
This genomic interval carries:
- a CDS encoding glycosyltransferase family 2 protein, producing the protein MEVKKINVTAIIPAFNEEKTITNVIRALKQSPEVDRIIVVSDGSTDRTVEIAYRQEVDVIDLHENRGKGGAVKAGLDIANTEVILLLDADLIGLQPEHIVLLLEPVFSGRADMSIGLFGKGRAATDLAQKVAPFLSGQRALKRKIFEDISGLDISRFGIEVALHRYAEETNLRVEEVTLKDLSHVMKEEKMGLLKGGAARLKMYWEILLSAMKINDNNPLN
- the ispG gene encoding flavodoxin-dependent (E)-4-hydroxy-3-methylbut-2-enyl-diphosphate synthase; translation: MEGERRSARTVNVGGVVIGGDAPISVQSMTNTRTDDVSSTLRQIREIHNAGGELVRVAVPDRGAVSALTRITADSPIPVVADVHYRYELALDALEQNIAKLRINPGNIGGIDRLMQIVARARENSIPLRIGVNAASLEKGIREKYGGATPEALVESALNHIRVLERMDYFDVVISLKASDVPTTYRAYRFMAGKVDYPFHLGITEAGPPQRGTIKSAVGIGALLMEGIGDTVRVSLTSDPVEEINAARLILQFAGRRRFGAELVACPTCGRCEIDVIKLAAEVENIIENVEKPIKVAVMGCIVNGPGEARDADLGVSGSARKGVIFRHGQIIRRVPGEQLIEAFREELQKLCAETGIGGEKNQRNGHNSGFQ